The bacterium nucleotide sequence TTCCATAAATTTCTATTAGTTTCTATTAATTTCAATTTTTTTAATAATATCTCCCTATCTCCTTAATCTCCACATCTCCTTTTGTTACACCACCTGAACGCTTACCTATTTTTAAGCCTTTTTAAACACCGAAAAACGCGAAAAACACGAAAAAAAGATATTTTCCTCTCTGTTTCTCTGCGTCTCTGTGTCTCTGTGGTGAACAGTTACAAAAAGATGTTAAAATTTATTCTAATCACAATCATTATTTTAAATAGTGTCTCCAGTTGGGCAAAAACATCGCCAACATTAATTAAATGGTTTGGGCAATCTATCTCTAAAACTACCACCGCCTACCAGAATATCATTTTATCTGACCGTAAAATCATTACCACCAGATATTTAAAAGGGATTGAAATATGGCAACAAGATGATAAAGGTAGCTGGACTATTGTGCCTCATACCGGACTTTCTTCAGACGGTTCTTATCAAGGATTAGCCATTGGTGATGTCAATCAAGATGGTAAATTAGATATAATTGCTACCACGGCTAATTCAGGAATTAGTCTCTGGTTAGGTGAGGATAATTTAAAATGGAATAAAATCTCAACCAATCTTCCTCAAATTAACTCCTATTTTGGAGTTGAGGTCGCTGATTTGAATTCAGATGGTTCTATGGACATAGTTTCTGCATCTCAATTCGGAATAAAGGTTTGGGCAGGAGATGGAACAGGTAAAAATTGGATTCCTCAAAATCATGGTCTGCCAGATTATAAGTATTACTATAAAGTTGTAATTACGGATTTTAACCTGGATGGTAAATTAGATATAGTTGCCACGAATAACGATGGAGGTGGTGTAAAAGCCTGGCGAGGAAATGGTCAGGGAAAATGGATGAATACCTCAAATGGACTTCCTGGTTATGGAAACTACTACGGGTTAGCCACTTCGGATGTAAATTTAGATGGCAAGTTAGATATAATTGCAGGTAGTGGTAAAAATGGACTTGGGATTTGGCTGGGAGATGGCAATGGAAATTGGTCAGATTCTGCTAAATCACCTCTTAAAACAAGGGCTGTTTTTAGTCTTTTTGCTTATGATTTTAATTTAGATGGTTATCCAGATATTGCCGCAGGAACTGATGAGGGAATTAAAGTCTGGGTAGGAGATGGTCAAGGTAACTGGCAACTTGCATCATCAGGACTACCAACTGAAAATTTCTATCAGGGGCTTGCTGGCGGGGATATTAATTTAGATGGAAGACCAGACATCATTGGGGTTAATTCTGCTGGTATTCAACTCTGTTTATCAAATCCAGCACCAGTATCATTACTTGGCTGGATAGGACAGATAGGATATACCACAGATGGACTTCAACCTGAATATGGCACATCAGGCACGATTTTTACATATAAACTAAATTATATCAATAATCTCCCACCTAAAAAAGGTCATCCAAAGGTAGGCATTTATAAAGGGCAAACCTTAATCGGCACCTATACGATGAAACAAGATAATGGCTTTTACTATTTTGAGATTTGTTTAAAAGAGAAAGGGAGTTATAGTTATCAATTTGAGGCAGAAGATATTGCTGGAAATAAAGCTATCGGCACGCCAATATACCCACAAATGGGTCCTATGGTTGATTCTATTCATCCCCATATCTGGGCACAAAAGACCACCCCTGATACCTCGCACGAACACTATGGCATAGCTATAGCAGATTTCAACTTAGATGGTGTTGCGGATATAGTTTGTGCCACACCTCAAGGTGTGAAGGCATGGATAAGGACCAATAATCATTGGCAGCCAGCATCTTTTGGGCTTGATGAAAATAAATTCTATTATGGGGTAGCCCTGGCAGATTTTAATTTAGATGGGAAATTGGACATCGTGGCAACCAGCATTAAAGGATTGGATGTCTGGTTTGGTGATGGTGATGGTAGATGGAATCTTAGCTCGAATGAATTGCCTTCAACCGGTTTTTTCTACGGCGTGATTTGTGGGGACTTTAATTTTGATGGAAAACCAGATATTGTTGCTGGAACTAATGATAATAAAGGTGTGCAAGCTTGGTCAGGCGATGGTAGAGGTAACTGGAAAAACAATTCTAAAGGACTTCCAACAGACGGACACCTTTGTAGCGT carries:
- a CDS encoding VCBS repeat-containing protein; translation: MLKFILITIIILNSVSSWAKTSPTLIKWFGQSISKTTTAYQNIILSDRKIITTRYLKGIEIWQQDDKGSWTIVPHTGLSSDGSYQGLAIGDVNQDGKLDIIATTANSGISLWLGEDNLKWNKISTNLPQINSYFGVEVADLNSDGSMDIVSASQFGIKVWAGDGTGKNWIPQNHGLPDYKYYYKVVITDFNLDGKLDIVATNNDGGGVKAWRGNGQGKWMNTSNGLPGYGNYYGLATSDVNLDGKLDIIAGSGKNGLGIWLGDGNGNWSDSAKSPLKTRAVFSLFAYDFNLDGYPDIAAGTDEGIKVWVGDGQGNWQLASSGLPTENFYQGLAGGDINLDGRPDIIGVNSAGIQLCLSNPAPVSLLGWIGQIGYTTDGLQPEYGTSGTIFTYKLNYINNLPPKKGHPKVGIYKGQTLIGTYTMKQDNGFYYFEICLKEKGSYSYQFEAEDIAGNKAIGTPIYPQMGPMVDSIHPHIWAQKTTPDTSHEHYGIAIADFNLDGVADIVCATPQGVKAWIRTNNHWQPASFGLDENKFYYGVALADFNLDGKLDIVATSIKGLDVWFGDGDGRWNLSSNELPSTGFFYGVICGDFNFDGKPDIVAGTNDNKGVQAWSGDGRGNWKNNSKGLPTDGHLCSVALVDFNSDENLDIVAGDYTGIRFLLQENMTKFNTCSTIYDLPTPPGFQLAGLPDVLFGRFDGITKGFASDGRGNWTYTFTNLAIGEGIEIE